A window from Catharus ustulatus isolate bCatUst1 chromosome 14, bCatUst1.pri.v2, whole genome shotgun sequence encodes these proteins:
- the AKAP14 gene encoding A-kinase anchor protein 14 — protein MDKEEEEADNEEQDHIPPENERGSSEECLPEAKETEEETKHVIKNIPWTTSKDFTVERGRQQIEELISTWDIHESWLHHSEFLEEEELKDSKRYHYRACWGLPTRRKPIPRATANVYFVIVISKFKPDTAPVEIFYRLESSRLIRRPEQCQFREKWLQDIIENKIVCAERLASRWNSSNSPYQYSTVENQIKK, from the exons ATGgacaaggaagaggaagaagctgACAATGAGGAACAAGATCACATCCCCCCAGAAAATGAGAGAGGCAGTTCAGAGGAATGTCTTCCAGAGGCCAAGGAAACAGAGGAAG aAACCAAGCATGTCATCAAAAATATCCCATGGACCACGTCCAAGGACTTTACAGTGGAGAGAGGACGGCAGCAAATTGAAGAACTAATTTCT ACATGGGACATTCATGAAAGCTGGCTTCACCACTCAGAATTTCTCGAGGAAGAAGAACTGAAGGACAGCAAGAGGTACCATTACAGAGCTTGCTGGGGCCTCCCAACACGCAGAAAACCTATCCCACGAGCAACAGCAAATGTCTACTTCGTTATAGTGATCTCCAAATTCAAACCTGAT ACTGCACCTGTGGAGATTTTCTACAGACTGGAGTCCAGCAGGCTGATTCGGAG GCCAGAACAGTGTCAGTTTAGAGAAAAGTGGCTTCAGGacataattgaaaataaaatagtgtGTGCAGAAAGACTTGCTTCCCGATGGAACAGCTCCAATTCACCATACCAATACTCTACTGTGGAAAaccaaataaagaaataa
- the NDUFA1 gene encoding NADH dehydrogenase [ubiquinone] 1 alpha subcomplex subunit 1 translates to MWYEILPGMAIMGACLSIPGMATVFMHRLCHGGKEKRIARYPYEWTLLERDRRLSGVNKHYVTKGLENIN, encoded by the exons ATGTGGTACGAGATCCTGCCCGGCATGGCCATCATGGGCGCCTGCCTCAGCATTCCCGGCATGGCCACCGTCTTCATGCACCGCTTGTGTCACGGCGGCAAG gagaaGAGGATCGCCCGCTATCCCTACGAGTGGACCCTGCTGGAACGGGACCGGCGGCTGTCAGGTGTCAACAAGCACTATGTGACCAAG ggtCTGGAGAACATAAACTAA
- the UPF3B gene encoding regulator of nonsense transcripts 3B, translating to MKEDKENARPKERRGASSGLGVLLAAGPGTGPAAGTDVRAGAAELDRLERPKDKKETLSKVVIRRLPPSLTKEQLEEHLQPLPEHDYFEFFANDSSLYPHMFSRAYINFKNQEDIVLFRDRFDGYVFVDHKGQEYAAIVEFAPFQKAAKKKSKKKDAKTGTIEDDPEYKKFLESYSADDEKLTSTPETLLEEIEARNKELIAKKTTPLLNFLKNKQRLREEKREERRRRELERKRQREEERRKWKEEERRKRKEAEKLKKVDRCPEKERDRSKEEPKIKLLKKPEKDEKDLERKEKSKKLEKETLREEKNASSASAKRSDGETKEEKAKKSEDECVKDYRDRDRDFDRDRDYERAQREKLRRQEEERRRQKERYEKEKVFRRKEEEVKKERDLLREKGKKSDLTDFTSSMDKSEKVTKDDKKEDTIKRDRIRNKDRPAMQLYQPGARSRSRLCQYEDSAAKPPDQGVDKKQEGETSHTKEEE from the exons atgAAGGAGGACAAGGAGAACGCCAGGCCCAAGGAGCGGCGCGGGGCCTCCTCCGGGCTGGGGGTTCTGCTGGCCGCGGGGCCAGGCAcgggccccgccgccggcaCGGACGTTAGAGCCGGCGCCGCCGAGCTCGATCGCCTGGAGCGGCCCAAGGACAAGAAGGAGACGCTCAGCAAG GTGGTGATCCGCCGGCTGCCGCCCAGCCTGAcgaaggagcagctggaggagcactTGCAGCCTCTGCCCGAGCACGACTACTTCGAATTCTTCGCGAACGACTCCAG CTTGTACCCGCACATGTTCTCGAGAGCCTACATCAACTTCAAGAACCAGGAAGACATCGTTCTCTTCAGGGATCGCTTCGACGGCTACGTTTTTGTCGATCACAAAG GTCAGGAATATGCTGCCATAGTTGAGTTTGCACCTTTCCAAAAAGCTGCAAAGAAGAAGAGTAAGAAAAAGGATGCCAAAACTGGAACTATTGAAGATG ATCCAGAATACAAGAAGTTTTTGGAAAGTTACAGTGCAGATGATGAAAAATTAACCTCCACTCCTGAAACTTTGTTGGAGGAAATAGAGGCAAGAAACAAAGAGCTAATAG CTAAAAAGACTACTCCTTTATTGAACttcttgaaaaacaaacag AggctgagagaagaaaaaagagaggagagaaggaggagagaattagagagaaaaagacaaagagaagaagaaagaagaaaatggaaagaagaggagagaaggaagagaaaagaagcagaaaaattgaaGAAAGTAGACAGATgcccagaaaaagaaagagacagaTCAAAAGAAGAACCAAAGATTAAG CTACTTAAGAAGcctgaaaaagatgaaaaagacttggagagaaaagaaaaatccaagaaactggaaaaagagactctgagggaggaaaaaaatgcgAGTAGTGCATCTGCCAAACGATCTGATGGGGAGACAAAAGAAGAGAAGGCAAAAAA ATCGGAAGATGAGTGTGTAAAGGACTACAGGGACCGAGATAGAGATTTTGACAGAGACAGAGACTAtgagagagcacagagagagaaactGAGACGCCAGGAAGAGGAGCGTCGGAGGCAGAAAGAGCGCTATGAGAAAGAGAAGgtttttagaagaaaagaagaggaggtgaaaaaggagagagacttactcagagaaaagggaaagaaaagtgatCTTACAGACTTTACCAGCAGCATGGACAAATCTGAGAAAGTAACCAAAGATGATAAAAAAGAGGATACAATTAAGAGGGATCGTATCAGAAACAAG GATCGCCCAGCAATGCAGCTGTACCAGCCCGGAGCCCGAAGCCGGAGCAGACTGTGTCAGTATGAAGACAGTGCTGCAAAGCCCCCAGATCAGGGAGTGGATAAGAAACAAGAGGGTGAGACCAGTCACACGAAGGAAGAGGAGTGA
- the SOWAHD gene encoding ankyrin repeat domain-containing protein SOWAHD — translation MARQERERSLAEQKVAGIPRRFSSLNADQPRAGGQARSSHVWAATLGSRERFHTLQKMDTNKNIDWGRHSLGSWGRTSGRFSGSPSSTRRRELKEILLQSNSPGSTMRFATAQKTSSSNSLPAGLHQEQKPEQSPDLLPLVLDPLEHAWLLTVAEGDADSIIKLLDLDPSLLTRRDFVTGFTALHWLAKHGHHESFIQVISHAQKKGYPVNMNIPTASGGLTPLHLAALQGHEVLIKLLVGAYGADTSCRDHNGRKAWQYLPAGTSRDLKELAGALEEDLVQLQSHNTNNNCKSSREAGAGQDCVDSGAEGKAQHSWRLPTLRGFVRQAFAFFYER, via the coding sequence ATGGCCCGGCAGGAGCGGGAGaggagcctggcagagcagaaggTAGCTGGCATCCCTCGGAGGTTCTCCTCCCTGAATGCAgaccagccccgagcgggcgGCCAGGCCCGCAGCTCCCATGTCTGGGCAgccaccctgggcagcagggagcgTTTCCATACTCTGCAGAAGATGGACACCAACAAAAACATCGACTGGGGCAGGCACAGTCTGGGGAGCTGGGGTAGGACTTCAGGCAGGTTCTCTGGTAGCCCCAGCAGTACCCGGAGGAGGGAGCTGAAGGAAATCCTCCTGCAGAGCAACAGTCCTGGCAGCACCATGCGGTTTGCCACTGCTCAGAAGACATCCAGCAGCAACAGtcttcctgcagggctgcaccaAGAGCAGAagcctgagcagagccctgatTTGCTGCCCCTCGTCCTTGATCCCCTGGAGCACGCATGGCTGCTGACGGTGGCCGAGGGTGATGCGGACAGCATCATCAAGCTGCTGGACCTGGATCCCAGCCTGCTGACCAGGAGAGACTTTGTGACAGGCTTCACTGCTCTCCACTGGCTTGCCAAGCATGGCCACCATGAGAGCTTCATCCAGGTCATCTCCCATGCCCAGAAGAAAGGCTACCCTGTCAACATGAACATCCCCACAGCCAGCGGTGGGCTCACCCCTTTGCACCTGGCTGCCTTGCAGGGACACGAGGTGCTCATCAAGCTGCTGGTGGGAGCTTATGGGGCAGACACCAGCTGCAGGGACCACAACGGGCGCAAGGCTTGGCAGTACCTGCCAGCAGGCACCTCCAGGGACCtgaaggagctggcaggggctTTGGAGGAGGACTTGGTCCAGCTGCAGTCTCACAACACCAACAACAACTGTAAGTCATCCAgagaggctggggcagggcaagACTGTGTGGACTCCGGGGCCGAGGGGAAAGCCCAGCACTCCTGGAGGCTGCCGACCCTCCGAGGCTTTGTTAGACAGGCATTTGCTTTCTTCTATGAGCGCTGA